DNA from Agarilytica rhodophyticola:
CGACACCATAGACAATTTTCTTAGCGTAGTTGGCAACGCGGACAGCTTTTTCTTCGGCAACTAAGCCTCGTTGTAAATCTTTTTTATGGGTAGTAATACCTGTGGGGCAGGTATTTTTATTGCATTGCAACGCCTGAATACATCCTAGGGAGAACATAAATCCTCGAGCAGAAACACAGAAGTCCGCCCCAACACTCAATGCCCACGCAACCTTACCAGGTGTAATTAATTTACCAGAGGCAATAAATTTGATTCTATCTCGTAAACCATAGCGGGTGATGATATCAATCACTAAAGGTAAGCTTTCTTTAATATTCATCCCCACATAATCCATTAGTGGTTGAGGGGCCGCACCAGTGCCGCCATCAGCGCTATCAATAGTAATAAAGTCCGGCGCGGATTTAGCTCCACGACGGAGGATTGCTGCACACAAATCATCAAAAAAACGCAAACTGCCAACCACCATTTTAAAGCCAACAGGCTTGCCAGTTACATCTCGGACACGATTTATCATATTCAATAAATCGTCAACATTATGAATATCGCGATGACCATTGGGGCTAATGGAATCCTGCCCTACATGAATGCCGCGAATATCTGCAATTTCCTTAGTGACTTTACCGCCAGGAAGAATACCGCCTTTACCAGGCTTTGCACCTTGGCTCATTTTAATCTCAAACATCTTAACTTGTTCATGACTGGCAACAGCTTTGAGTTTGTCATCGCTGAGATTGCCGTCTTTATCGCGAACACCATATTTCGCCGTGCCAATTTGATAAACGAGATCGCAACCCCCTTGTAGATGATATGGCGAAAGTCCTCCCTCCCCTGTATTCATCCATATCCCCGCCTCTTTTGCACCTTTAGATAAGGCTGTTACAGCTGGGCGAGAAATGGCACCATAACTCATACCGGAAATATTGAGTATGGAACTTGTAGTGAAGGGTTGTTGTGCAGAATCACCACCGATGGTAATCGGCTGTGGATCAACGGCTTCTTCATCTAAAGTAGGAAAAGGACAGTTAAGAAAAATGACATCACCTTCATTATCCAAGGGACGTGTGGAACCAAAGGCAATGGTGGTATCCACCTTCTTTGCCGCTCGATACGCCCATGAACGCTCGGCACGATTAAAGGGCAATTCCTCTCTATCCATAGCAAAAAAGTATTGCCGAAAAAATTCACCCAAGTGCTCAAAGACATATCTAAAACGCCCCACTACAGGATAATTGCGGCGGATAGTTTGTTTAGTTTGCGTGACATCAATAATATAAATGATCACAAGGTACAAGATCCCTAAACCTATAACAAACAACAAAGTTAAAGCACTCCATTCAATAACATTTGCCGCAATAGTATGTAATAAATCCACTGTTCTTCTTTCCCCCTAAGTATTATTTGTCTTGTCTGCTATATCGAACAAGATAACTCACCTAAACGGGCGGTTAACTTTTTATTTTCATCGTAATCAATAGGAATAACGATAAGGCTTGGGCCTTTATGATCAATAGCGTTTTGCATAGCTTGCTGCAAATCTTTACTATTGGGCACTGCCTGATACTGCCACGCAAACGCCTTGGCCAATGCTTCCCAGTCGGGGTTGTTAAAGGATAAATCCGTGTGTTTACCAAACTGCGCCCATTGTTTCCAAGCAATTAAACCGTAAGCATTATCTTCCCACACCATCATAGTGATATTGGAATTCAGTCGAGTTGCCGTTTCCATTTCTTGCACATTCATCATAAATCCAGCATCACCGGCGATACC
Protein-coding regions in this window:
- a CDS encoding FMN-binding glutamate synthase family protein; the encoded protein is MDLLHTIAANVIEWSALTLLFVIGLGILYLVIIYIIDVTQTKQTIRRNYPVVGRFRYVFEHLGEFFRQYFFAMDREELPFNRAERSWAYRAAKKVDTTIAFGSTRPLDNEGDVIFLNCPFPTLDEEAVDPQPITIGGDSAQQPFTTSSILNISGMSYGAISRPAVTALSKGAKEAGIWMNTGEGGLSPYHLQGGCDLVYQIGTAKYGVRDKDGNLSDDKLKAVASHEQVKMFEIKMSQGAKPGKGGILPGGKVTKEIADIRGIHVGQDSISPNGHRDIHNVDDLLNMINRVRDVTGKPVGFKMVVGSLRFFDDLCAAILRRGAKSAPDFITIDSADGGTGAAPQPLMDYVGMNIKESLPLVIDIITRYGLRDRIKFIASGKLITPGKVAWALSVGADFCVSARGFMFSLGCIQALQCNKNTCPTGITTHKKDLQRGLVAEEKAVRVANYAKKIVYGVGLIAHSCGVKQPRALSRHHVRVIENSGRSSMLSDLYPVPEIDQNLIAVKSL